The proteins below come from a single Uloborus diversus isolate 005 chromosome 10, Udiv.v.3.1, whole genome shotgun sequence genomic window:
- the LOC129231060 gene encoding uncharacterized protein LOC129231060 — MTSDFKAASADTNAETPLTIEMIRDEIKSCFRSFEGQFLRELKPIKEEIGELKKSLDFCNKSSEEMNSKLIGIVDEIKQVREENRKLVLENRTLNDKIESIEREDAIELRSKENNIEINNYPEEKGENLNDIIGKMATELHLEEKGEIINMHRVPTQSKNRIKPIIVRFKDILTRNTWLRATKDNKNLTTTMINNKFEEQKIFINEHVTRKVKELHFIARKFKSENDYKFVWMKGGKVFLRKSENDRVTQVRRKEDLDKLRNNSNQFLCDGRPRY, encoded by the coding sequence atgacatcagattttaAGGCAGCTAGTGCTGACACAAATGCTGAAACTCCTTTAACTATAGAAATGATTAGAGATGAAATCAAGAGTTGTTTCCGTAGTTTCGAAGGGCAATTTTTACGAGAACTGAAGCCTATTAAAGAAGAAATTGGTGAACTAAAAAAATCCCTGGATTTCTGCAATAAATCGTCTGAAGAAATGAACAGTAAACTTATCGGTATAGTCGATGAAATAAAACAAGTTagagaagaaaatagaaaattgGTGCTGGAAAATAGAACATTGAACGATAAGATAGAAAGCATCGAACGGGAAGATGCAATCGAACTTCGATCGAAAGaaaacaacattgaaattaacaactaTCCTGAGGAAAAAGGAGAGAATCTGAATGATATAATTGGAAAGATGGCTACTGAGTTGCATCTAGAAGAAAAAGGTGAAATAATTAACATGCACCGAGTTCCAACGCaaagtaaaaatagaataaaacctATTATAGTGAGATTTAAGGATATTCTCACACGTAATACGTGGCTCAGAGCtaccaaagataataaaaatttaaccaCGACCATGATTAACAATAAATTTGAAGaacaaaagatttttatcaatgaacatgTTACAAGAAAGGTTAAGGAATTACATTTTATAGCCAGAAAATTCAAGAGCGAAAATGATTATAAATTTGTTTGGATGAAAGGAGGAAAGGTCTTTCTTCGAAAAAGTGAGAATGATAGAGTAACACAGGTAAGGAGGAAAGAGGACTTGGataaattgagaaataattcaaACCAGTTTTTGTGCGATGGAAGACCACGATATTAA